A section of the Castanea sativa cultivar Marrone di Chiusa Pesio chromosome 12, ASM4071231v1 genome encodes:
- the LOC142620798 gene encoding uncharacterized protein LOC142620798 — MEEITSRCEKLSLFVREGRKVRLSNHQRISEHVLAAKFLTRRALNVEAVARTFRPLWLTKEYFHITNVGNNVLLFAFELEVDVEKVLLGEPWSFDWHLVVLQRFDGSKSLKDLDFKLCSFWVQIHDLPYQFMTPEVAIEIGEMIGPVIGSRDTTEMKGGLRVMVKQQGHATSGKPAVWSLDSSITVQSSSKTNSRS; from the exons ATGGAAGAAATCACAAGCAGATGCGAGAAACTTTCACTGTTTGTGAGAGAGGGTAGGAAGGTGAGATTGTCTAACCACCAACGTATATCGGAGCATGTTTTGGCGGCGAAATTCTTGACTAGAAGGGCGCTGAATGTGGAAGCGGTGGCAAGGACTTTCCGACCTCTTTGGCTAACCAAGGAGTATTTCCATATCACCAATGTCGGGAACAATGTATTACTGTTTGCATTTGAACTTGAAGTGGATGTGGAAAAAGTGTTATTGGGAGAACCATGGTCGTTCGATTGGCATCTGGTGGTGCTTCAACGATTCGATGGGAGTAAATCCTTAAaggatctagatttcaaactgTGCTCTTTCTGGGTTCAAATCCATGATCTCCCTTATCAGTTTATGACTCCGGAAGTAGCAATAGAAATCGGAGAGATGATTGGCCCTGTTATTGGTTCTAGAGACACTACGGAGATGAAGGGAG GATTGCGAGTTATGGTTAAACAGCAAGGGCACGCTACCAGTGGAAAGCCAGCAGTTTGGTCATTGGATTCGAGCATCACAGTTCAGTCTAGTTCGAAGACAAACTCTAGAAGTTAG
- the LOC142620799 gene encoding uncharacterized protein LOC142620799 — MSTHSPTGVRWSPPPPNSLKVNFDGATFKDIGRAGLGVVVRDCQGHALASLSERVPFPFSSDLVEALAAARAISFALEIGYLSFILEGDSEHVINTLSSNEDSLSPFGHILDSAKALTESGCISFSHVRRLGNSVAHNLAKHGIHVSGYLIWMEDVPPHLYSILLVDVG; from the coding sequence ATGTCTACCCATTCACCCACAGGAGTCAGATGGTCACCTCCTCCCCCAAATTCTCTGAAGGTTAACTTCGATGGAGCGACTTTCAAAGATATAGGCAGAGCTGGTCTGGGTGTGGTGGTACGTGATTGCCAAGGCCATGCGTTGGCGTCGCTGTCTGAGCGAGTTCCCTTTCCCTTTTCTTCAGATTTGGTTGAAGCATTGGCAGCAGCACGGGCTATCTCCTTCGCACTAGAAATTGGCTACTTATCCTTTATTCTTGAAGGTGATTCAGAACATGTGATCAACACTCTCAGCAGCAATGAGGactctctttctccctttgGTCATATCCTCGACTCAGCCAAAGCCTTGACAGAGTCCGGTTGTATTTCTTTTTCCCATGTACGTCGGCTTGGAAATTCTGTTGCTCATAACCTAGCTAAACATGGTATACATGTTAGTGGTTATTTGAtatggatggaggatgttccaccaCACCTTTACTCTATACTCTTAGTTGATGTTGGCTGa
- the LOC142620797 gene encoding uncharacterized protein LOC142620797, protein MAEMERDEQSLREGERTDRTEQSTGTRELTKASSQVEVMGKKEGPKEAKGLKEDTSGPNNKPNGSQGIRKGGWTRLPHLQKENMEVEAQGCEIGMKRKIEKANGLQDGREENEKKQKVEEETKKLSLFFATDLGVAEWFSFILEIGGYCAIKNANLTYIDAWAEGGGYGGQWHLIGFYGNPTTSLRADSWRMLQTLSSSSQLPWVVIGDFNEITRMEEKEGGVEWPISQMSRFKNTIWSCGLHEARFNGPIFTWWYQTCEGVQIREHLDRALVSKEWLLQFPDAVVLHKLTSTSDHSQLLLLFRPKPKRKKIRRIFRFESMWLKDPKCAQIFSKAWSEGVISDPMFPIHSCLESCCARLTAWNQTEFGHMDKKISQLQKHLEWLEVQKTSRETIHDRRETRVQLNCWLDKEGAMWKQRSRLNWFREGDRNPRFFHAKASARHQKNMMDGIYDEVGVWQEEEDVVEQIFQNYYTKLFTSSNPTEFTNLLEAVQPKVTDSMNSSLVREFQPSEVYRALTQMYPLKAPGPDGMPPLFFQHFWPMVSEVVVRTVLEFLNFGLSPPNFNDTHIVLIPKISNPKRVTEYRPISLCNVVYKLASKTLANRLKKVLPSIISDTQSAFVNGRLITDNILVAFETMHYISQRKTGSVGEMTLKLDMSKTYDRVEWVCLEKIMERLGFSPRWINGKLSGKITPSRGFRQGDPLSPYLFLLCAEGLSALIKKVVADGALEGVYEQASGQQLNRIKTSLFFSSNTTKEVQDEIKTKFGAQGWRVQKGGESLMHEVFKAKYFSQCDFVEASLGNNPSYAWRSIMAAQDVV, encoded by the exons ATGGCGGAGATGGAAAGGGACGAACAGAGTTTG AGGGAAGGTGAGCGTACAGATAGGACAGAGCAATCTACGGGCACACGGGAGTTGACTAAGGCTTCTTCACAAGTAGAAGTTATGG ggaagaaggaagGCCCAAAAGAGGCAAAGGGCCTTAAGGAGGATACAAGTGGGCCGAATAATAAGCCCAATGGATCACAAGGGATAAGAAAGGGTGGCTGGACAAGATTACCACACTTACAAAAGGAAAATATGGAGGTGGAGGCCCAAGGATGTGAGATTGGAATGAAACGGAAGATAGAGAAGGCAAATGGTCTTCAGGATGGAAGGgaagaaaatgagaagaagCAAAAGGTGGAGGAGGAGACTAAAAAACTTAGCTTGTTTTTTGCTACAGATTTAGGAGTGGCGGAG TGGTTTAGCTTTATTTTGGAAATCGGAGGTTACTGTGcaataaaaaatgcaaatttgacGTATATTGATGCATGGGCTGAAGGGGGTGGATATGGAGGGCAGTGGCACCTAATCGGGTTTTATGGAAACCCAACAACATCTCTAAGAGCTGATTCTTGGCGAATGCTACAGACCTTAAGCAGCAGCAGCCAGCTTCCTTGGGTGGTCATTGGCGATTTTAATGAGATCACAAGAATGGAGGAGAAAGAAGGTGGCGTGGAGTGGCCCATTAGTCAGATGTCTCGGTTTAAAAATACTATATGGTCATGTGGGCTTCATGAGGCGCGATTTAATGGGCCTATATTCACGTGGTGGTACCAAACTTGTGAGGGAGTCCAAATTAGAGAACACCTTGATAGGGCGTTGGTTTCAAAAGAGTGGCTGCTTCAATTTCCTGATGCTGTGGTCCTACATAAGTTGACCTCCACATCTGATCATAGTCAACTGTTGCTACTGTTTCGTCCTAAGCCGAAGAGAAAGAAGATAAGGAGAATTTTTAGGTTCGAATCCATGTGGCTTAAGGATCCCAAGTGTGCACAGATTTTTTCCAAGGCATGGTCTGAAGGTGTTATTTCTGATCCCATGTTCCCGATTCATTCATGCTTGGAATCATGTTGTGCTAGATTGACTGCTTGGAACCAGACTGAGTTTGGGCACATGGATAAGAAGATTTCTCAACTGCAGAAGCATTTAGAATGGCTGGAGGTGCAAAAAACATCAAGGGAGACTATTCATGATAGAAGAGAAACAAGGGTGCAGTTAAATTGCTGGTTGGACAAGGAAGGTGCCATGTGGAAGCAGAGGTCGAGGCTTAACTGGTTTAGAGAGGGAGATCGCAATCCTAGGTTTTTTCATGCTAAGGCTTCAGCTAGACACCAGAAGAATATGATGGATGGCATCTATGATGAGGTAGGGGTATGGCAAGAAGAGGAAGATGTAGTTGAGCAAATTTTTCAGAATTACTATACGAAGTTATTCACTTCCAGTAATCCAACTGAGTTCACAAATTTATTGGAGGCAGTCCAACCAAAGGTTACTGATAGTATGAATTCTAGCCTGgtaagagagtttcaaccaaGTGAGGTGTATAGGGCTTTAACACAAATGTACCCTTTAAAGGCTCCTGGCCCTGATGGGATGCCTCCTctattttttcaacatttttggcCTATGGTGAGTGAGGTGGTTGTACGAACAGTGTTagagtttttaaattttggtctgTCCCCACCTAATTTTAATGATACCCACATTGTCTTAATTCCAAAAATCAGTAATCCCAAAAGGGTGACAGAATACAGACCTATTAGCTTGTGTAATGTGGTCTATAAATTGGCATCCAAAACTCTGGCTAACAGACTGAAGAAAGTACTTCCTTCCATTATCAGTGACACGCAGAGTGCCTTTGTAAATGGCAGACTAATTACTGACAATATTCTGGTTGCTTTTGAAACCATGCATTATATCAGTCAAAGAAAGACGGGGAGTGTGGGGGAGATGACTTTGAAGCTTGATATGAGCAAGACGTATGACAGAGTTGAGTGGGTGTGCCTAGAGAAAATCATGGAGAGGTTAGGTTTTTCCCCTAGATG GATTAATGGCAAACTGAGTGGCAAAATTACCCCCTCGAGGGGTTTTCGCCAAGGTGATCCTTTATCTCCCTATCTTTTTTTGCTTTGTGCTGAAGGCCTTTCTGCTTTAATTAAGAAAGTTGTTGCTGATGGTGCTTTGGAGGGG GTGTATGAGCAGGCTTCGGGGCAACAACTAAATAGAATAAAGACCTCCTTATTTTTCAGTAGTAACACTACTAAGGAAGTCCAAGATGAGATCAAGACTAAGTTCGGGGCACAG
- the LOC142620800 gene encoding magnesium transporter MRS2-I-like, translating to MGKKSPFEFRALEVALEAICSFLAARTTELETDAYLALDELTSKISSRNLDRVCKLKSAMTRLTARVQKVRDELEQLLDDDDDMADLYLSRKLAGTSSLVSGSGAANWFPASPTIGLKISRASRASVVTVRGDENDVEELEMLLEVITLIYFSFVMFYLQ from the exons ATGGGAAAGA AGTCTCCATTTGAATTCCGGGCCTTGGAGGTAGCTTTGGAAGCTATTTGTAGTTTCCTTGCTGCACGCACAACAGAATTGGAGACTGATGCTTATCTTGCATTAGATGAGCTTACGTCCAAG ATTAGTAGCCGTAACTTGGATAGGGTTTGTAAATTGAAGAGTGCAATGACAAGGTTAACTGCTCGGGTTCAAAAG GTTAGAGATGAACTTGAACAACtacttgatgatgatgatgatatggCTGACCTTTACTTGTCAAGAAAGTTGGCTGGTACGTCTTCACTAGTTAGTGGCTCTGGCGCTGCCAATTGGTTTCCTGCCTCCCCTACCATTGGCTTAAAGATATCCAGAGCAAGTAGAGCTAGTGTGGTAACAGTTCGTGGGGATGAGAATGATGTGGAGGAGCTTGAAATGTTACTGGAGGTTATAACATTGATTTACTTCTCATTTGTCATGTTTTATCTGCAGTGA